The Pelobacter seleniigenes DSM 18267 genomic sequence TCAGGCGAAGAGCTCCACCCCCAAAGATCACGAACGTTTACAGTACATCAAACTGTTTGTCGGGATGGAATAAACAGGCAACAATCGTCAAAGTTCTCAAATTGGCAACGAGTAGTTTTTCGATGTGACACGGAAATCAAGGGCGAATGCGGAGGCGTAGTTCTTTACGCCGCACAAATAAGCCCGCAGATTGACACTGCTAGAACGGAAAAGAGCCGTTTCCGGATGAAAACCAGTTAGCGTTGCGAGAACGCGCAGAATAAAGGAATGGTCTGGCTATGCAGGAAATGATCCGTCACATCCTTACCTCAAGGGTCTATGAAGCGGCAGTGGAAACCCCATTGGAGGAAGCCACCGAATTGTCCCGCGAACTGCAGAATCGCATCCTTTTGAAACGGGAAGACCTGCAGCCAGTGTTTTCCTTCAAGCTGCGCGGCGCCTACAACAAAATTGCCCAGTTATCCAAGGAAGAACAGGCCCGCGGCGTGATTGCCGCTTCTGCCGGCAACCATGCCCAAGGTGTTGCTTTTTCAGCGCAAAAACTCGGCCTGAAGGCACTTATCGTGATGCCCGCGACCACGCCGCAAATCAAAATCGACGCGGTCAAATCCTATGGTGCAGAAGTTGTGCTTTACGGTGACAATTATTCCGAGGCCGCTGAGCGCTGCGCGCAAATATTGGACGAAACCGGGATGACCTATATCCACCCGTTTGACGACAAACAGGTCATTGCCGGACAGGGCACCATCGCTTATGAATTGTTGCGGCAAAGCCCGGAGAAAATGGACGCCGTCTTCGTTCCCGTCGGCGGCGGCGGCCTCATTTCCGGAATCGGCGCCTATTTAAAAGCCCTCTCCCCCGAGACCAGAATCATCGGTGTCGAACCTGTCGACAGCGATGCCATGTATCAATCGCTCAGTGCCGGCAAGCGGATCACTCTACAATCGGTGGGCATATTTGCCGATGGCGTTGCCGTCCGTCAGGTCGGCAAGCTGACCTATGAGTTATGCCGTAAATATGTCGATGACATCATCAGGGTCAGCACCGATGAACTGTGTGGTGCGATCAAATCGATTTACCAGGCCACCCGCTCGATCGTTGAACCCGCCGGGGCGTTGGGCGTCGCCGGGCTGAAACAGTATGTCAAAAACAACTCCGTCAACGGACAAACCCTGGTCGCTATTAACTCCGGTGCCAATATGAATTTCGAGCGCCTGCGTTATGTCTCGGAGCGTACCATGACCGGCGCCGGGAAAGAATCCCTCCTTGCCGTCACCATTCCAGAACAGCCGGGTGCGCTGCGTTATTTCTGCAACAATATTCTGCATACCCTGAATATTACCGAATTCAACTACCGTCTGGCTGACCGGACTCGGGCTCAACTGTTCATGGGAGTCTCCGTTGGTGCCGATGAAACAAAAAAACAATTTATCGAACGGCTCAATAAAGAAGGCTATCAGACCATTGACCTGACCGACAATGAATTGGCCAAAACGCACCTTCGCTACATGATCGGCGGTCGTTCCGCAGAAGCGAACCGGGAACGGCTGTTCCGGTTCTGGTTTCCGGAGAGGCCGGGAGCACTGTCCCGCTTTCTGGCAGACATGGGTGCAGACTGGAATATTTCGTTGTTTCATTACCGCAGCCAAGGCGGTGAGTTCGGCCGGGTTCTCATCGGGCTCGAGATACCCGACAACCACGAAGCAGCCTTACAACAGTTTCTCAATCGGCTCGGCTACCACTTTGTAGAAGAGAGCAACGATCCGGCCTATAAATTGTTTTTATAAAAGCCCTTGCCGCTGCGCCGCTTTGTTTTGTACGGTTGCTTAGCCGCGATATTTTGCCTTCGGCAGAGTCTATTGTGGTCCGTTGATCTGTTTCAAACCCTGTCGGTCGGTGCCCCCTTTCCCCCCCTGATTATGACTCAATCCAGCTTTAAAAAGCCGTCGGCTAAAGATTTTCAAACAGATTCTGCTCCAGGTACTTCTCCTTCAAAAAATCGACGAAACAACGTAATTTGAGGGGGACATATTTATTAACGGGATAGATGGCGTTGATCGGTGTCGACCAGGGGAGATAATCGTTCAGAACCGTTTCCAGCAGGCCGGTTTCCAACTCCTTTAAAACCATCCAACTTGGCACCATCGCCAACCCGGTGCCCGCAACAATCACGTCACGAATGCCATCGGTGTTATCAGACTGACAGTTTCCTTTGACATGCACGGCCAATTCCTGATTGTTCTTCTTAAACCGCCAGATATGCCCCCCCTCCTGGATAGTATAAACCAGGCAATTGTGTTTCCTGAGCTCGTGGGGATGCTGGGGGTAGCCATAGCGACTGAAGTAGCCGGGCGCCCCCACAATAACCAACGGTGCATTGCCAAGCCGCCGGGCAACCAGGGTCGAGTCCGCCAAGGCTCCAATGCGGATGGCAACATCGATCCTCGCCCCGATCAGGTCAACGAAATGATCGCTTAAAGACAGGTCCAGCTGAATCTGCGGATAGCGCTCAAGGAATTCCGACAGGTAGGGAGCAAGATGCAACCGC encodes the following:
- the ilvA gene encoding threonine ammonia-lyase, biosynthetic — translated: MQEMIRHILTSRVYEAAVETPLEEATELSRELQNRILLKREDLQPVFSFKLRGAYNKIAQLSKEEQARGVIAASAGNHAQGVAFSAQKLGLKALIVMPATTPQIKIDAVKSYGAEVVLYGDNYSEAAERCAQILDETGMTYIHPFDDKQVIAGQGTIAYELLRQSPEKMDAVFVPVGGGGLISGIGAYLKALSPETRIIGVEPVDSDAMYQSLSAGKRITLQSVGIFADGVAVRQVGKLTYELCRKYVDDIIRVSTDELCGAIKSIYQATRSIVEPAGALGVAGLKQYVKNNSVNGQTLVAINSGANMNFERLRYVSERTMTGAGKESLLAVTIPEQPGALRYFCNNILHTLNITEFNYRLADRTRAQLFMGVSVGADETKKQFIERLNKEGYQTIDLTDNELAKTHLRYMIGGRSAEANRERLFRFWFPERPGALSRFLADMGADWNISLFHYRSQGGEFGRVLIGLEIPDNHEAALQQFLNRLGYHFVEESNDPAYKLFL
- a CDS encoding LysR family transcriptional regulator, which produces MNPFEAMEIFTRVVVTGSFSAVAREMNTGQPKISKQIAALEDRLGSRLLNRTSRHLTLTEAGQSYYEHCLNILKQVADAEEEVQSFATNPRGRLRISASVAFGRLHLAPYLSEFLERYPQIQLDLSLSDHFVDLIGARIDVAIRIGALADSTLVARRLGNAPLVIVGAPGYFSRYGYPQHPHELRKHNCLVYTIQEGGHIWRFKKNNQELAVHVKGNCQSDNTDGIRDVIVAGTGLAMVPSWMVLKELETGLLETVLNDYLPWSTPINAIYPVNKYVPLKLRCFVDFLKEKYLEQNLFENL